A part of Capsicum annuum cultivar UCD-10X-F1 chromosome 6, UCD10Xv1.1, whole genome shotgun sequence genomic DNA contains:
- the LOC107873521 gene encoding pleiotropic drug resistance protein 1: MEGGEDLIRVSSARLSGSNIWRNSAMDVFSRSSREDYDDEEALKWAALERLPTYHRIRRGILTEEEGQSREVDITRLDLVERRNLLERLVKITDEDNEKFLLKLKKRIDRVGLDLPTIEVRFEHLSVDAEARVGSRALPTIFNFTVNIVEDFLNYLHILPSRKKPLPILHDVSGIIKPGRMTLLLGPPSSGKTTLLLGLAGKLDKDLKVSGRVTYNGHGMDEFVPQRTSAYISQNDLHIGEMTVRETLAFSARCQGVGAKYEMLAELSRREKEANIKPDPDVDIFMKSAWNEGQEANVITDYTLKILGLEICADTLVGDEMIRGISGGQRKRLTTGEMMVGPARALFMDEISTGLDSSTTYQIVNSIRQSIHILQGTAVISLLQPAPETYDLFDDIILLSDGKIVYQGPRENVLEFFECMGFKCPERKGVADFLQEVTSRKDQEQYWTRRDEPYRFITVSEFSEAFQSFDVGRQLGDELAVPFDKSTSHPAALTTKSYGISKKELLKACTAREYLLMKRNSFVYIFKMIQLTLMASIAMTLFLRTEMHRNTTTDGAVFLGALFYAVITIMFNGFSELALSILKLPSFYKQRDLLFFPAWAYALPTWILKIPVTLVEIAIWVCMTYYVIGFDADVERFFKQLFLLVCLNQMASGLFRFLAALGRNIIVANTFGSCALLIVLVMGGFILSRDNVKQWLIWGYWISPMMYAQNAIAVNEFLGKSWAHVPPNSTSTDTLGVSFLKSRGIFPEARWYWIGAGALLGYIFLFNFLFTVALAYLNPFGKPQAILSEETVAERNASKRGMVIELSPVGRSSSERGNDVRLSASSRSLSSRAGSITEEDLNKRRGMVLPFEPLSITFDDIGYAVDMPQEMKAQGFIEDRLELLKGVSGAFRPGVLTALMGVSGAGKTTLMDVLAGRKTGGYIEGAISISGYPKKQETFARIAGYCEQTDIHSPHVTVYESLQFSAWLRLPPEVDTESRKMFIEEVMELVELIPLREALVGLPGVNGLSTEQRKRLTVAVELVANPSIIFMDEPTSGLDARAAAIVMRTVRNTVDTGRTVVCTIHQPSIDIFDAFDELLLLKRGGEEIYVGPLGRHSSHLIKYFEGIDGVPKIKNGYNPATWMLEITSVAQEAALGIDFTELYKNSELYRRNKALIEELSVPAPGSKDLYFQTKYSQSFFTQCMACFWKQHWSYWRNPPYTAVRLMFTFFVSLMLGTIFWGLGSKRKRQQDIFNAVGSMYAAILFLGIINATSVQPVVAIERTVFYRERAAGMYSALPYAFGQVMIELPHLFIQTILYGVVVYAMIGFEWTFIKFFWYLFFMYFTLLYFTLYGMMTVAVTPNHTIASVVSSAFYTIWNLFCGFVVPKTRMPVWWRWYYYLCPVAWTFYGLITSQFGDLQDRLDTNETVEEFLESFFDFKHDFLGYVAVILVGISVLFLFIFAYSIKAFNFQKR, from the exons ATGGAGGGTGGTGAAGATTTAATAAGGGTGAGTAGTGCTCGTTTGAGTGGATCGAATATATGGAGAAATAGTGCTATGGATGTGTTTTCAAGGTCTTCAAGAGAagattatgatgatgaagaagCGTTGAAATGGGCTGCTCTTGAGAGACTTCCAACTTATCATCGTATAAGGAGGGGCATTCTCACCGAAGAAGAAGGACAATCTAGAGAAGTTGATATAACAAGGCTCGATTTGGTGGAAAGAAGGAATCTTTTAGAGAGGCTTGTCAAGATTACTGATGAAGACAACGAGAAGTTCTTGTTGAAGCTCAAAAAGCGCATTGATAG AGTTGGTTTGGATCTTCCTACAATTGAAGTCCGGTTCGAGCATTTGAGTGTAGATGCAGAAGCTCGTGTTGGTAGTAGAGCTTTACCAACAATATTCAACTTCACAGTTAACATCGTTGAG GATTTCTTGAATTATCTTCATATCCTTCCAAGTAGAAAGAAACCATTGCCAATCCTTCATGATGTCAGTGGAATCATCAAGCCAGGAAG AATGACACTGCTTTTAGGACCACCAAGTTCTGGAAAAACAACATTGCTGTTAGGTTTGGCTGGGAAACTGGATAAAGATCTCAAA GTTTCAGGGAGAGTTACGTATAATGGGCATGGGATGGATGAGTTTGTACCACAAAGAACGTCTGCTTATATAAGTCAAAATGATCTACATATTGGAGAAATGACAGTCAGGGAAACACTGGCATTTTCTGCTAGATGTCAAGGAGTTGGAGCCAAATATG AAATGTTGGCTGAGTTGTCTAGGAGAGAGAAGGAAGCAAATATTAAGCCAGATCCTGATGTTGATATCTTTATGAAG TCAGCATGGAATGAAGGACAGGAGGCTAATGTTATAACAGATTATACTCTCAAG ATATTGGGACTTGAAATTTGTGCTGATACTCTTGTTGGAGACGAAATGATTCGAGGAATTTCTGGGGGGCAGAGAAAGAGACTAACAACAG GGGAGATGATGGTTGGACCAGCAAGAGCACTTTTTATGGATGAGATATCCACTGGTTTGGACAGTTCAACAACCTATCAGATTGTCAATTCAATTAGGCAGTCAATCCACATTCTTCAAGGAACTGCTGTAATCTCACTTCTGCAGCCAGCACCAGAAACTTATGACTTGTTTGATGATATTATTCTTCTATCAGATGGGAAAATCGTGTACCAAGGTCCCCGGGAAAATGTACTTGAGTTCTTTGAGTGCATGGGCTTCAAATGCCCCGAGAGGAAAGGAGTTGCTGATTTCTTACAAGAA GTGACGTCAAGGAAGGATCAAGAGCAATACTGGACACGTCGTGATGAACCCTATAGGTTTATCACAGTGAGTGAATTTTCTGAAGCATTTCAATCCTTTGACGTTGGAAGGCAGCTTGGTGATGAGCTTGCTGTTCCCTTTGACAAATCCACGAGCCACCCAGCTGCTCTAACCACCAAGAGTTATGGTATTAGCAAGAAAGAACTCTTAAAAGCCTGCACAGCAAGAGAATACCTTCTTATGAAGAGGAATTCGTTCGTCTATATATTCAAGATGATACAA CTAACATTAATGGCTTCTATAGCAATGACACTCTTCCTACGGACTGAGATGCACAGAAATACAACAACGGATGGTGCAGTATTCTTGGGCGCATTGTTCTATGCAGTTATAACGATTATGTTCAATGGTTTCTCAGAGCTTGCTCTCAGTATTTTGAAACTTCCTTCCTTCTACAAACAACGCGATCTTCTCTTTTTTCCTGCTTGGGCATATGCTCTGCCTACTTGGATCCTCAAGATTCCGGTCACACTTGTAGAAATTGCTATTTGGGTGTGTATGACTTATTACGTAATTGGATTCGATGCAGACGTTGAGAG GTTCTTCAAACAACTATTTCTGCTCGTATGTCTTAATCAGATGGCCTCCGGGCTGTTTCGGTTCTTAGCAGCTCTTGGGAGGAATATCATTGTTGCAAATACATTTGGATCATGTGCACTACTCATAGTTCTTGTGATGGGTGGATTCATTCTCTCGAGAG ATAATGTGAAGCAATGGTTGATATGGGGTTACTGGATTTCCCCTATGATGTATGCACAGAATGCTATAGCTGTGAACGAATTTCTAGGGAAGAGTTGGGCGCAT GTTCCTCCTAACTCCACTAGCACAGATACATTAGGAGTGTCATTCTTGAAATCGCGTGGAATCTTTCCAGAAGCAAGATGGTATTGGATTGGAGCAGGAGCTCTTCTTGGATATATTTTTCTCTTCAATTTCCTGTTCACAGTGGCCTTAGCTTATCTCAATC CATTTGGTAAACCTCAGGCAATTCTTTCTGAAGAAACAGTGGCAGAGAGGAATGCAAGCAAAAGGGGTATGGTTATTGAACTATCTCCGGTAGGAAGGAGCTCTTCGG AAAGAGGAAATGATGTTCGTTTAAGTGCATCTTCCAGGTCTCTATCCTCAAGAGCAGGCAGCATAACTGAGGAAGATTTAAACAAGAGAAGGGGAATGGTTCTTCCTTTCGAACCGCTTTCAATTACTTTTGATGATATTGGATATGCAGTAGATATGCCGCAG GAAATGAAAGCTCAAGGTTTTATCGAGGACAGACTTGAACTCTTGAAAGGGGTTAGCGGTGCTTTTAGGCCAGGAGTTTTGACGGCTCTAATGGGTGTTAGTGGAGCTGGTAAGACCACACTTATGGATGTCTTGGCTGGTAGGAAAACCGGTGGATATATTGAAGGAGCCATCAGCATATCAGGGTATCCAAAGAAGCAAGAAACTTTTGCTCGGATAGCAGGATACTGTGAGCAAACTGATATTCATTCACCTCATGTTACAGTATATGAATCATTGCAGTTTTCTGCTTGGCTTCGACTTCCGCCTGAAGTTGACACTGAAAGCCGAAAG ATGTTCATTGAAGAGGTCATGGAACTTGTAGAGCTAATCCCTTTGAGAGAAGCACTTGTCGGATTGCCTGGAGTAAATGGTCTTTCAACTGAACAACGAAAACGACTTACCGTTGCAGTTGAACTTGTTGCCAACCCTTCTATAATCTTCATGGATGAGCCAACCTCTGGATTAGATGCTAGAGCAGCTGCAATAGTGATGAGAACAGTTAGAAACACTGTAGATACAGGTCGAACAGTAGTATGCACCATCCATCAGCCTAGCATTGACATATTTGATGCTTTTGATGAG CTCCTACTTTTGAAACGAGGAGGTGAAGAAATATATGTCGGCCCATTAGGACGCCATTCTTCTCACCTTATCAAGTACTTTGAG GGAATTGATGGagttccaaaaataaaaaatggctatAATCCAGCAACATGGATGTTAGAGATAACTTCAGTCGCACAAGAAGCAGCTCTTGGAATTGACTTTACAGAATTGTACAAAAACTCAGAATTGTACAG GAGAAACAAAGCATTGATTGAGGAACTAAGTGTGCCAGCCCCAGGTTCAAAAGACCTGTACTTTCAAACTAAGTACTCCCAGTCTTTCTTCACCCAATGCATGGCTTGTTTCTGGAAACAACACTGGTCATACTGGCGCAATCCTCCTTACACAGCAGTTAGGCTCATGTTTACATTCTTCGTTTCTCTCATGCTTGGAACGATATTCTGGGGTCTTGGCTCCAAAAG GAAAAGGCAACAAGATATTTTTAATGCAGTAGGTTCAATGTATGCTGCAATCTTGTTTCTTGGTATAATAAATGCTACTTCAGTACAGCCAGTCGTTGCCATTGAGAGGACAGTCTTCTACAGGGAAAGAGCAGCTGGAATGTATTCAGCTCTGCCTTATGCTTTTGGACAG GTTATGATTGAGCTCCCACACCTTTTTATCCAGACTATCTTATATGGTGTTGTAGTCTATGCCATGATCGGATTTGAATGGACATTTATCAAGTTCTTTTGGTATCTGTTCTTCATGTATTTCACCTTGTTATACTTCACATTATACGGGATGATGACAGTAGCTGTTACTCCTAATCACACCATTGCATCAGTCGTTTCATCTGCATTTTACACAATATGGAATCTTTTCTGTGGATTCGTCGTTCCAAAAACA AGGATGCCAGTGTGGTGGAGATGGTACTATTACCTTTGCCCCGTTGCGTGGACATTTTACGGACTAATCACCTCACAATTCGGAGACCTACAAGACAGATTGGACACAAATGAGACAGTGGAAGAATTCTTAGAGAGTTTCTTTGATTTCAAACATGATTTTCTGGGATATGTTGCAGTCATTCTTGTTGGAATATCagttctttttctctttatttttgcttACTCAATCAAAGCATTTAACTTCCAGAAAAGATAG